A genomic stretch from Telopea speciosissima isolate NSW1024214 ecotype Mountain lineage chromosome 7, Tspe_v1, whole genome shotgun sequence includes:
- the LOC122666710 gene encoding sugar transport protein 14-like, with translation MAGGGFVDPEAAKRAHLYEYRITKAFVFACCVAALGGSLFGYDLGVSGGVTSMDDFLIRFFPKIYARKQQHLNETDYCKYDNQLLTLFTSSLYFAGLVSTFGASYLTRTKGRRASILFGSVSFFLGGLLNACAVNIAMLIIGRILLGLGIGFGNQAVPLYLSETAPPKIRGMINQLFQLTTCLGILVANFINYFTDKIHPWGWRLSLGLAMVPASLMFIGGLYLPETPNSLVEQGRLDEARMNLERIRGTTNVDAEFHDLQVASDAARAIKHPFRNLLARKNRPQFVIGALGIPAFQQLTGMNSILFYAPVIFQSLGFGSNTSLYSSIITSSMLVVATFISMYVVDRKGRRFLFLEAGCQMIISMLVVAIILGLKFGHGVELPKSYAAILVVMICAFVLAYGWSWGPLGWLVPSELFPLETRSAGQSIVVCNNLFFTALVAQCFLVSLCHLRYGIFLLFAALIMIMSCFVYFLLPETKQVPIEEIVLLWQNHRFWKKYVEPSDGKVVRVG, from the exons ATGGCGGGTGGTGGATTTGTTGATCCAGAGGCTGCAAAGAGGGCTCACCTCTATGAGTATAGAATCACAAAGGCTTTTGTCTTCGCTTGCTGCGTTGCTGCACTTGGTGGTTCTCTTTTCGGATATGATCTTGGTGTTTCTG GTGGTGTGACTTCCATGGATGATTTCTTGATTCGTTTCTTCCCGAAAATATATGCAAGGAAGCAACAACATCTCAATGAGACAGATTACTGCAAGTATGACAACCAGCTCCTCACGCTCTTCACTTCCTCTCTCTACTTCGCTGGCCTCGTCTCCACATTTGGGGCCTCATATTTGACCAGAACAAAGGGTAGAAGAGCCAGCATTCTCTTTGGTTCTGTCAGTTTCTTCCTTGGTGGACTCTTGAATGCTTGTGCTGTCAACATAGCAATGCTCATTATAGGCCGTATCCTTCTCGGTTTAGGCATTGGATTTGGGAATCAAGCTGTCCCTCTCTATCTTTCAGAGACTGCTCCTCCCAAGATCAGGGGTATGATTAACCAACTCTTCCAACTAACTACCTGCCTCGGCATTCTGGTTGCCAATTTCATCAACTACTTCACTGACAAAATCCATCCATGGGGTTGGAGATTGTCTCTTGGTCTAGCCATGGTCCCTGCTTCTCTAATGTTTATTGGTGGCCTTTACCTTCCTGAGACTCCCAACAGCCTTGTTGAACAAGGAAGATTAGATGAAGCAAGAATGAACTTGGAAAGAATTAGAGGCACCACCAATGTAGATGCAGAGTTCCATGATCTACAAGTAGCAAGTGATGCAGCGCGTGCCATTAAGCATCCCTTCAGGAACCTTTTGGCACGAAAGAATCGTCCACAGTTCGTGATAGGAGCTTTGGGCATCCCTGCATTCCAGCAACTCACCGGCATGAATTCCATACTATTCTATGCTCCAGTCATCTTTCAGAGCTTGGGTTTTGGCTCAAACACTTCTCTTTACTCATCCATTATAACAAGCAGTATGCTTGTCGTTGCTACTTTCATTTCAATGTATGTTGTTGATAGGAAAGGTAGGAGGTTCCTCTTCTTGGAAGCTGGTTGCCAAATGATCATCTCCATG TTGGTGGTGGCCATTATTCTTGGCCTCAAGTTTGGACATGGAGTGGAACTACCTAAGTCATATGCTGCCATCCTAGTTGTCATGATATGTGCTTTTGTCCTTGCTTATGGTTGGTCATGGGGCCCTCTAGGATGGTTAGTACCAAGTGAGCTCTTCCCTCTGGAGACAAGATCAGCTGGTCAGAGCATAGTTGTCTGCAATAACCTCTTTTTTACAGCTCTGGTTGCCCAGTGTTTCTTAGTGTCTCTCTGCCACCTCCGATATGGAATCTTCTTGCTGTTCGCAGCTTTGATTATGATCATGAGCTGCTTCGTTTACTTCCTCTTGCCAGAAACAAAGCAAGTCCCCATAGAGGAGATAGTCTTGCTATGGCAGAACCATAGGTTCTGGAAGAAATATGTTGAACCATCAGATGGGAAGGTGGTACGAGTGGGCTAA